TTATTAGATGATTCAAAAAAATATGATTCAATGAGTTCTTTACATAATCCTTATGGAGATGGAAAAGCGTGTGAACGAATCATTGAATTTATTGCAAACATATAATATGAAAAAAGTAGAAGTTGTTACCATAGGATTGGGTTATATCGGATTGCCTACATCGGCATTAATTGCACAAAATGGTATTCAAGTGCATGGCGTTGATGTGAATCAACATGTTGTGGATACCATAAACAAAGGAAAAATCCATATAGTTGAGCCAAGTTTGGATATTGCAGTCGAAGAGTCAGTAAAAAAAGGATTCTTAAGAGCAGATACAGAACCAGTAGAAGCGAATACGTATTTAATTGTAGTTCCAACGCCATTTAAAGGAAATCACGAGCCTGATATTTCTTATGTAGAAGCAGCTACTAAAAATATCATCCCATTTTTAAAAGAAGATGATTTGTATATTATAGAATCTACTTCTCCAATCGGGACTACAGAAAAAATGATGAACTTTATTTATACTGAAAGGCCTGAATTAAAAGACAAATTGAATATTGCTTATTGTCCAGAAAGAGTTTTGCCAGGGAATGTAATGCATGAATTGGTGTATAATGATCGTGTAATTGGTGGGGTTGATGAAAAATCAACTAAGAAAGCGTTAAGTTTCTATAAACTATTTGTAAAAGGAGAATTGCACGCCACTAATGCAAGAACAGCAGAAATGTGTAAATTAACTGAAAATTCATCACGAGATGTACAAATTGCATTCGCTAATGAATTGTCTTTAATTTGTGACAAAGCAGACATAGATGTTTGGGAGTTGATCAACTTAGCAAACAAACATCCAAGAGTAAATATATTGCAACCTGGTTGTGGTGTTGGAGGTCATTGCATTGCTGTAGATCCTTATTTTATAGTTTCTGACTACCC
The DNA window shown above is from Polaribacter sp. Hel_I_88 and carries:
- the wecC gene encoding UDP-N-acetyl-D-mannosamine dehydrogenase translates to MKKVEVVTIGLGYIGLPTSALIAQNGIQVHGVDVNQHVVDTINKGKIHIVEPSLDIAVEESVKKGFLRADTEPVEANTYLIVVPTPFKGNHEPDISYVEAATKNIIPFLKEDDLYIIESTSPIGTTEKMMNFIYTERPELKDKLNIAYCPERVLPGNVMHELVYNDRVIGGVDEKSTKKALSFYKLFVKGELHATNARTAEMCKLTENSSRDVQIAFANELSLICDKADIDVWELINLANKHPRVNILQPGCGVGGHCIAVDPYFIVSDYPMESKIIGTAREVNNYKSFWCAEKIQTEKLKFELEYGRKPKTALMGLAFKPNIDDLRESPAKYIAQKVLQNDNNGEYFIVEPNIQEHNVYKLTNYIDAIKRADIIVFLVAHKEFKEAKINSDKIVLDFCGIKK